A part of Odontesthes bonariensis isolate fOdoBon6 chromosome 23, fOdoBon6.hap1, whole genome shotgun sequence genomic DNA contains:
- the fam171a2b gene encoding protein FAM171A2: protein MPPNLISRSFLLVSVCALWGALAKSLPDQGAVEVQIKVQVFDNSDLSPLVGAQVEVHGNQTLLASSRAGSDGVVRVGFPYRVGTWVIITASKQDYVTNSVPWHSSRIPLYASVSLYLLVQRPGTLILYDDVLQVLSGSPGSRNQPLVQLQRKSIQLPSSSNYTSLSAALTTARSQYEIGGFPFLLGQETNSSGAETGWTDLTALAVVSVQLFHKDGGAIQVSDPIHISVPLPSDTRNRMATSVPAWLYQPKTGLWVRNGTGYIKKEGSQFVWNVVVPQMGYWLAAFPSSSGFGLSHPGLRDITTYHTLFLLSILGSLALLVLILLCVLLYYCRRKCLKPRRQQGKPHASNLNGAKRDQGTSTSRLNLICGGHVESGPSNDKSDLSPSRDYQSSREDLTKHVPAHMLRHAKGKNASGSQRGESFPMKVTRATETNNLDNPLLHEDYNRSYSPKESKESEYHRHHNANDNRGYSSDPPSPPRFQGYVPSQSDKPPEYSAAAADSLARPTSLNTQPGQIIFCSSIDQMKENMYRSMVPTLVIPAHYMRLPSEFSGKDGKDQKDQDKDGAQMGGGQQHHHHHSQKQGQQQQGGSQGDDSEEPSWASDSSGGAVTIPVLFNDSTMAQMNGELQALTEKKLLELGVKQHPRAWFISLDGRNNAHVRHSYIDAGNDLSGGGFGGGSGGAPRDINLEPPLESQERKSAANRKGKDDRWGTGGRKGHGVSSGGGKSYSKLAYPDHSEPSSSEGRPVSPEENSLTPLLDEGPSSRGSTIPRRGRSRVNSSRSSNSENRRDSMTSPEDDPDDKDGNKKSPWQKIEDRPLMVFHPRK from the exons AGGTGCAGATAAAGGTCCAGGTGTTCGACAACAGCGACTTGTCGCCGTTGGTGGGCGCTCAGGTGGAAGTTCACGGCAATCAGACGCTCTTGGCGTCCAGCCGCGCCGGCAGCGATGGCGTGGTGAGGGTTGGCTTCCCGTACCGCGTGGGAACGTGGGTCATCATCACAGCCTCCAAACAAGACTACGTCACCAACTCTGTGCCCTGGCACTCCAGCCGCATCCCGC TGTACGCATCGGTCAGCCTGTACCTCCTGGTTCAGAGGCCGGGAACGCTCATCCTGTACGATGATGTCCTGCAGGTGCTCTCTGGCTCACCAG GATCTCGTAACCAGCCACTGGTGCAGCTCCAGAGGAAGTCCATTCAGCTGCCTTCCAGCTCCAACTACACATCTCTGTCTGCTGCGCTGACCACAGCCCGGAGTCAGTATGAGATCGGCGGTTTCCCCTTCCTCCTGGGCCAGGAGACCAACAGCTCag GTGCGGAGACGGGGTGGACAGACCTGACAGCGCTGGCCGTGGTCAGCGTTCAGCTCTTTCACAAAGATGGCGGTGCGATCCAGGTCTCAGATCCGATCCACATCTCTGTGCCGCTGCCATCCGACACCCGCAACAGGATGGCCACAAGCGTACCTGCTTGGCTGTATCAGCCAAAGACGG GACTGTGGGTTCGGAACGGGACGGGCTACATCAAAAAGGAGGGTTCTCAGTTTGTGTGGAACGTCGTGGTTCCTCAGATGGGATACTGGTTGGCAGCCTTTCCTTCATCTTCAG GTTTCGGTCTGTCTCATCCAGGCTTGAGGGACATCACCACCTACCACACCCTGTTCCTGCTCTCCATCCTGGGCTCGCTGGCCCTGCTGGTGCTCATCCTGCTCTGCGTGCTGCTCTACTACTGCAG GCGGAAGTGTTTGAAACCTCGTCGACAGCAAGGGAAGCCCCACGCGTCCAATCTTAACGGAGCTAAGAGAGACCAGGGCACATCTACGTCCCGTCTGAATCTGATCTGTGGAGGCCACGTTGAATCGGGTCCCTCCAACGACAAATCTGACTTGTCCCCATCTCGAGACTACCAGAGTTCAAGGGAGGACTTAACGAAGCATGTTCCAGCACACATGCTGCGACACGCAAAGGGAAAAAATGCCTCAGGTTCCCAACGGGGAGAGAGCTTCCCGATGAAGGTGACACGGGCCACAGAGACCAACAACCTGGACAACCCTTTGCTGCATGAAGACTACAACCGGAGCTACAGCCCAAAGGAGAGCAAGGAGTCTGAATATCACAGACACCACAATGCCAACGACAATCGGGGATACTCGTCCGATCCCCCGTCCCCGCCTCGCTTCCAGGGCTACGTGCCAAGTCAGTCCGACAAACCTCCAGAATATTCTGCGGCGGCGGCAGACAGCCTCGCCAGACCCACCTCGCTCAACACCCAACCAGGGCAGATCATCTTCTGCAGCTCCATCGACCAGATGAAGGAGAACATGTACCGGAGCATGGTGCCGACACTCGTTATCCCCGCCCACTACATGCGCCTGCCGTCTGAGTTCTCCGGTAAAGATGGCAAGGACCAGAAGGACCAGGACAAGGACGGCGCGCAGATGGGAGGAGGCCAGCAGCACCATCACCACCACTCCCAGAAACAAGGCCAGCAACAGCAAGGTGGATCCCAAGGGGACGACTCGGAGGAGCCGAGCTGGGCGTCCGACTCCTCCGGGGGAGCCGTGACCATCCCCGTGCTCTTCAACGACTCCACCATGGCGCAGATGAATGGCGAACTGCAGGCTCTGACCGAGAAGAAGCTGCTGGAACTGGGTGTTAAACAGCACCCGCGGGCGTGGTTCATCTCCCTCGATGGACGCAACAACGCTCATGTGCGCCACTCGTACATAGATGCTGGGAACGACCTCAGTGGCGGTGGATTTGGAGGCGGTTCCGGTGGTGCTCCACGAGACATCAACCTGGAACCACCTCTTGAGTCCCAAGAACGAAAATCAGCTGCCAACCGAAAGGGAAAAGACGATCGCTGGGGGACGGGAGGACGGAAGGGCCACGGGGTGAGCAGCGGCGGCGGGAAGAGTTACTCCAAGCTGGCCTACCCCGACCACAGCGAGCCCAGCAGCAGCGAGGGGCGCCCGGTGTCGCCTGAAGAAAATTCCCTCACCCCTCTGTTGGACGAGGGGCCGTCCTCGCGAGGATCCACCATCCCCAGGAGAGGACGCAGCCGCGTGAACAGCAGCCGCAGCAGCAACAGCGAGAACCGCCGCGACTCCATGACCAGTCCCGAGGACGACCCCGACGACAAGGACGGGAACAAGAAGAGCCCCTGGCAGAAGATTGAAGACAGGCCTCTCATGGTCTTCCACCCCAGGAAGTGA